A DNA window from Anastrepha ludens isolate Willacy chromosome 6, idAnaLude1.1, whole genome shotgun sequence contains the following coding sequences:
- the LOC128867971 gene encoding serine protease inhibitor 42Dd-like isoform X1, which translates to MTSLQFYFVLAITTFLGTTPINMAMAGTTAPSLAASHNLFAADIFQIIAPARSQENVVFSPASIQSSLALAFLGAEGETAQQIRHGLRLPAALDKTSIADDYVGFLKKNFQRSQSTSENAPTLRMANRIYVNDTLQLAPQFNHLAKSRFESEAVPTKFADSANAVKSINMWVEHQTEGKIKNLLQLDTVNSDTSAILVNAIYFKAKWLKPFDKVLTSNAEFRMSGGQTTTVAMMYSEEFLKYGELFDLDAKAIELPYKDSDLSMLILLPNKVDGLQELEQKLTNVDLNLIATRMRAETIDIYLPKFRIELDIDLKKPLQKLGMVNMFSDAADFSSLFSKSPLQKIDEAKHKAFLDVNEAGSEAAAATFMKIVPMSLNLDQKLFRADHPFVFAIRNREAVYFVGHVAKF; encoded by the exons ATGACGTCATTACAGT tttattttgttttagccATAACAACCTTTTTAGGCACAACCCCTATTAATATGGCCATGGCCGGTACAACCGCACCTTCGCTTGCGGCCAGCCATAATCTCTTTGCCGCGgatatatttcaaattattgcCCCCGCACGATCCCAAGAAAATGTGGTTTTTTCACCGGCGTCCATACAAAGCAGCCTGGCGCTCGCCTTTCTCGGCGCCGAGGGCGAAACTGCCCAACAAATTCGACATGGCTTACGATTGCCAGCAGCTCTGGATAAGACTAGCATAGCGGACGATTACGTTGGCTTTCTAAAGAAGAACTTCCAGAGGAGTCAGTCAACATCGGAAAATGCGCCAACGCTGCGTATGGCCAATCGTATCTACGTCAATGATACTCTGCAATTGGCGCCACAGTTCAATCATCTCGCTAAGAGTAGGTTTGAGTCCGAGGCGGTGCCTACGAAATTCGCTGATTCGGCTAATGCCGTTAAATCTATTAATATGTGGGTTGAGCATCAAACAGAGggaaagatcaaaaatttgttacagCTGGACACGGTGAATTCTGATACTAGCGCCATATTGGTAAATGCAATCTATTTCAAGGCTAAGTGGCTGAAACCCTTCGATAAAGTGTTAACATCCAATGCCGAGTTCAGGATGAGCGGAGGACAGACAACAACAGTGGCTATGATGTATTCGGAGGAATTCCTGAAATATGGCGAATTGTTCGACTTGGACGCGAAAGCCATTGAACTGCCCTACAAGGATTCGGACCTGTCAATGCTGATACTTTTACCCAACAAAGTTGATGGCCTACAGGAATTGGAACAGAAATTGACAAATGTGGACTTAAATCTGATTGCCACGAGAATGCGAGCAGAAACCATAGATATATATTTGCCAAAGTTTCGCATCGAATTGGATATTGATTTGAAGAAGCCGCTGCAGAAG CTGGGCATGGTTAACATGTTTAGTGACGCGGCTGACTTCAGTAGTCTTTTTTCCAAGAGTCCATTGCAAAAGATTGACGAAGCTAAGCACAAAGCTTTCCTGGATGTGAACGAGGCTGGCTCAGAGGCGGCTGCGGCGACAT tcATGAAAATCGTGCCCATGAGTCTGAACTTGGACCAGAAACTCTTTAGAGCCGATCATCCATTTGTATTTGCGATTAGAAACAGGGAAGCCGTGTACTTTGTTGGACATGTGGCGAAGTTCTAA
- the LOC128867971 gene encoding serine protease inhibitor 42Dd-like isoform X2, whose product MAMAGTTAPSLAASHNLFAADIFQIIAPARSQENVVFSPASIQSSLALAFLGAEGETAQQIRHGLRLPAALDKTSIADDYVGFLKKNFQRSQSTSENAPTLRMANRIYVNDTLQLAPQFNHLAKSRFESEAVPTKFADSANAVKSINMWVEHQTEGKIKNLLQLDTVNSDTSAILVNAIYFKAKWLKPFDKVLTSNAEFRMSGGQTTTVAMMYSEEFLKYGELFDLDAKAIELPYKDSDLSMLILLPNKVDGLQELEQKLTNVDLNLIATRMRAETIDIYLPKFRIELDIDLKKPLQKLGMVNMFSDAADFSSLFSKSPLQKIDEAKHKAFLDVNEAGSEAAAATFMKIVPMSLNLDQKLFRADHPFVFAIRNREAVYFVGHVAKF is encoded by the exons ATGGCCATGGCCGGTACAACCGCACCTTCGCTTGCGGCCAGCCATAATCTCTTTGCCGCGgatatatttcaaattattgcCCCCGCACGATCCCAAGAAAATGTGGTTTTTTCACCGGCGTCCATACAAAGCAGCCTGGCGCTCGCCTTTCTCGGCGCCGAGGGCGAAACTGCCCAACAAATTCGACATGGCTTACGATTGCCAGCAGCTCTGGATAAGACTAGCATAGCGGACGATTACGTTGGCTTTCTAAAGAAGAACTTCCAGAGGAGTCAGTCAACATCGGAAAATGCGCCAACGCTGCGTATGGCCAATCGTATCTACGTCAATGATACTCTGCAATTGGCGCCACAGTTCAATCATCTCGCTAAGAGTAGGTTTGAGTCCGAGGCGGTGCCTACGAAATTCGCTGATTCGGCTAATGCCGTTAAATCTATTAATATGTGGGTTGAGCATCAAACAGAGggaaagatcaaaaatttgttacagCTGGACACGGTGAATTCTGATACTAGCGCCATATTGGTAAATGCAATCTATTTCAAGGCTAAGTGGCTGAAACCCTTCGATAAAGTGTTAACATCCAATGCCGAGTTCAGGATGAGCGGAGGACAGACAACAACAGTGGCTATGATGTATTCGGAGGAATTCCTGAAATATGGCGAATTGTTCGACTTGGACGCGAAAGCCATTGAACTGCCCTACAAGGATTCGGACCTGTCAATGCTGATACTTTTACCCAACAAAGTTGATGGCCTACAGGAATTGGAACAGAAATTGACAAATGTGGACTTAAATCTGATTGCCACGAGAATGCGAGCAGAAACCATAGATATATATTTGCCAAAGTTTCGCATCGAATTGGATATTGATTTGAAGAAGCCGCTGCAGAAG CTGGGCATGGTTAACATGTTTAGTGACGCGGCTGACTTCAGTAGTCTTTTTTCCAAGAGTCCATTGCAAAAGATTGACGAAGCTAAGCACAAAGCTTTCCTGGATGTGAACGAGGCTGGCTCAGAGGCGGCTGCGGCGACAT tcATGAAAATCGTGCCCATGAGTCTGAACTTGGACCAGAAACTCTTTAGAGCCGATCATCCATTTGTATTTGCGATTAGAAACAGGGAAGCCGTGTACTTTGTTGGACATGTGGCGAAGTTCTAA